In Calliopsis andreniformis isolate RMS-2024a chromosome 6, iyCalAndr_principal, whole genome shotgun sequence, a single genomic region encodes these proteins:
- the Rhogap100f gene encoding rho GTPase activating protein at 100F isoform X4: MDTRISTKRGTAASRIEAETERRKDELAWTAEPTRKRDTEVFTKAEELNATGIPEDITNKRGCKSAAQVWMSLLSLCDRMCGSAAWLVFFTCLHGEGRGEVTDISASPGRQVLNNQLRPKEPPPMVIQGDFRKVSGISTEIFKQIETVENDHDASTAAALEAVEQRGEMVVRVIEPRQMGRQASEAAKKFIAMQDPKHPIHFVEIIKRPGQTLGLYIREGNGVDRNDGVFISRIALETAVYNSGCLKVGDEILAVNLVDVTHMSLDDVVIIMSIPMRLVLATRHGQHQPVSHSRQAEHKAPPVVVIKRELNEDENDHATSNHVRDSNRRRGDGREMLPSRSRLGLIGLGSSQDLGSSNGDLYYNSRPEGHWSYQPPPPPVITHQPKPSATQHFQPYERGYPKTLESLAEKVHSFYTGPVMPSNGGRRMSTGAGMQSVGSRLSNQTQPSHYGYGQQPGTGRIMPRSGSDQHLPRVDYTSITTPARHTLLRSSLKTGTTALRYNTRYGTQGDATSTTQRQGQFGTLTRRHRPSLDYASDTEATCSSSPKSAYYYYRHNMNNPPQSSAVSHLATLSRSQIGQSSSGLRSNSLPRSGRTLPQQPGLRSGLSTVASGLIDQEDSDGALSAPELPAIRRDRGRIPSSPSVFTSDEYRAWLSRTPSTSALYEQIRATTSRPPRYTYSAENIHAAANQAEYGSYSAYRPLSSTLDRLSTRSASAQQVNLANLRASTAISSTCHRGATNPRPASVASSARTSLTSQKPSLSSSTTQRATSVRRIRNLLDLESTRSIPTPTPTRTQDQRLLDINPAEFLKYKIEKPPTVGTPSSTSSLLSSLGETSSGDLASGVSGLLWVHLLAGRGLRSTTSSSAATTPSTPSGQPNLASCGLRDLYCVLECDRVHKARTVVRTGDLMFDWDETFELDLVGNRQLDLLVYSWDPQYRHKLCYKGSVHLATLLKESPVHQLAVKVEPRGTIYLRLRYTDAQQTFRRRGLPVISLATRVAPLFGVDLDTVVSRESKTGGVPGGVSTALAMGVPNVPIIVWRCVEEVERRGLDIIGLYRLCGSATKKRILREAFERNARSVNLSPDNVPDINVITGVLKDYLRELPEPLFTKCLYQMMVDALAVCLPDDPQGNAKLMFSILDCLPKVNRCTLIYLLDHLAMVVSQCNKMSPASLAVCFGPVLMLHSEENGPPLDFQQPIAVLKYLLEIWPVKSDSSEDFFSRFSASSSYANNRTQQQSTSAAAAAATAATGAAATAGNIGTNRAALAAATLTSSTAPNSNRSPRVLHSSTSTGQASTGDSLVSRFT; encoded by the exons ATGGATACGCGGATTAGCACGAAACGCGGGACCGCGGCCAGTCGGATCGAAGCTGAGACCGAAAGACGGAAGGACGAACTCGCCTGGACGGCGGAACCAACCAGGAAGAGGGATACAGAGGTCTTTACGAAGGCCGAGGAGCTAAACGCCACCGGGATTCCCGAGGACATCACCAACAAAAGGGGCTGCAAATCGGCCGCGCAAGTGTGGATGTCGTTGTTGTCCCTTTGTGACCGGATGTGCGGCTCTGCCGCGTGGCTCGTGTTTTTCACATGCCTCCACGGG GAGGGCCGGGGGGAAGTGACAGACATAAGTGCAAGTCCTGGGAGGCAAGTACTTAACAACCAGTTACGTCCCAAAGAACCACCCCCTATGGTCATTCAAGGAGATTTCAGAAAG GTGAGCGGGATTAGCACAGAAATCTTCAAACAAATTGAGACAGTCGAGAATGATCATGATGCCTCAACAGCAGCAGCTCTCGAAGCTGTTGAACAAAGGGGTGAAATGGTTGTACGAGTCATTGAACCAAGGCAAATGGGAAGGCAGGCATCTGAGGCAGCGAAGAAGTTCATCGCAATGCAG GATCCAAAGCACCCTATCCACTTTGTAGAGATAATCAAAAGGCCAGGACAAACTCTTGGGCTCTACATACGTGAAGGAAACGGTGTAGACAGGAACGATGGTGTCTTTATTTCGAGAATAGCCCTGGAGACCGCCGTCTATAATAGCGGCTGCTTGAAG GTTGGCGATGAAATTCTTGCGGTGAATCTCGTGGATGTAACGCATATGAGTCTGGATGACGTAGTGATCATCATGTCAATACCAATGAGACTCGTGCTGGCGACGAGGCATGGTCAGCACCAACCAGTCTCTCATAGTCGTCAAGCGGAGCATAAAGCACCTCCAGTCGTTGTGATCAAAAGAGAGTTGAACGAGGATGAGAATGATCATGCAACCAGTAATCACGTCAG GGACAGTAATCGTAGACGTGGCGATGGCCGAGAAATGTTGCCTTCCAGATCAAGATTAGGATTGATTGGATTGGGTTCCAGTCAAGACTTAGGATCCAGTAATGGTGACTTGTATTACAATTCCAGACCAGAAGGACATTGGTCTTATCAACCACCACCACCTCCAGTTATTACACATCAACCAAAGCCCTCTGCAACACAACATTTTCAGCCATACGAACGTGGATATCCTAAAACTTTGGAGAGTTTGGCTGAGAAA GTACACTCATTCTACACGGGGCCAGTAATGCCCTCGAATGGTGGTCGTCGAATGTCCACGGGCGCAGGAATGCAATCAGTAGGAAGCAGACTGTCTAATCAGACTCAACCATCACATTACGGATATGGTCAGCAACCTGGTACGGGAAGAATCATGCCCAGAAGTGGCTCAGATCAACATTTGCCACGCGTCGATTACACGAGCATTACTACGCCTGCTCGACACACTCTTCTCAGATCTAGCTTAAAAACAG GAACGACGGCATTGAGATATAACACAAGGTATGGTACTCAAGGCGACGCTACATCCACTACTCAGAGGCAAGGTCAGTTTGGTACTCTGACAAGAAGGCATCGACCGTCTTTGGACTATGCTTCAGACACTGAAGCAACGTGTTCAAGTTCTCCGAAATCTGCATACTATTACTACAGGCACAACATGAATAATCCTCCTCAAAGTAGCGCTGTCTCCCACCTGGCAACACTTTCGAGGTCACAAATTGGTCAGAGTTCCTCTG GTTTAAGATCAAATTCGTTACCCAGAAGTGGCAGAACATTACCCCAGCAGCCTGGTCTTAGATCTGGACTTAGCACAGTAGCATCTGGACTGATTGACCAGGAGGACAGTGACGGTGCACTTTCTGCACCTGAATTGCCTGCTATCAGGCGTGACAGAG GAAGAATACCGTCATCACCTAGTGTGTTCACGTCAGATGAGTATAGAGCTTGGTTGAGTCGGACTCCGAGTACCAGTGCGTTGTATGAACAGATCAGAGCAACTACAAGTAGGCCACCGCGTTACACATATAGTGCAGAAAATATTCATGCAGCTGCAAATCAA GCTGAATACGGTAGCTACAGTGCGTACAGACCACTCTCCAGTACGCTGGATCGTCTCTCGACAAGGTCAGCATCGGCACAACAAGTAAACCTAGCTAATCTAAGAGCATCAACAGCGATTAGCTCAACGTGTCACCGAGGAGCAACTAATCCAAGACCTGCTTCGGTAGCTTCAAGTGCTCGTACATCTTTAACAAGCCAAAAACCGTCTCTTAGTAGTTCAACTACCCAAAGGGCGACGTCAGTCAGAAGAATTAGAAATTTGTTGGATCTAGAATCAACAAGAAGCATACCTACCCCTACGCCTACCAGAACTCAGGATCAAAGACTGCTAGATATTAATCCTGCAG AGTTCCTCAAATATAAAATAGAGAAGCCGCCAACTGTAGGGACTCCGAGCTCAACTAGTTCCCTCTTGAGTTCTCTCGGGGAAACCAGCAGTGGTGATTTGGCAAGTGGGGTTAGCGGATTGCTTTGGGTTCATCTGTTAGCAGGACGTGGGCTTCGGTCGACGACGTCTTCATCAGCAGCCACTACGCCCTCTACACCATCAGGTCAGCCTAATTTAG ccagctgtggattgagggacttGTACTGCGTATTGGAGTGCGACAGAGTACATAAGGCAAGGACAGTAGTACGCACTGGTGATCTGATGTTTGACTGGGATGAGACCTTCGAACTAGACCTTGTTGGTAACCGGCAGTTAGACCTGCTTGTTTACTCCTGGGACCCACAATATAGGCACAAGCTTTGTTATAAGGGATCCGTACATCTAGCTACTCTCTTAAAAGAGTCACCAGTTCATCAGTTGGCCGTTAAGGTCGAACCACGTGGCACAATCTACTTAAGACTGCGATACACTGATGCTCAGCAAACCTTCCGAAGAAGAGGACTTCCAGTGATATCTTTGGCCACTAGAGTTGCGCCTCTCTTTGGCGTTGACCTTGATACGGTG GTAAGTCGAGAAAGTAAAACTGGTGGAGTTCCTGGTGGTGTTTCTACTGCCCTCGCGATGGGCGTGCCAAATGTACCCATAATCGTCTGGCGATGCGTTGAGGAAGTTGAACGAAGAGGTCTCGACATTATCG GTTTGTACAGACTTTGTGGATCAGCAACGAAAAAGAGGATACTTAGGGAAGCTTTTGAGAGAAATGCTCGTTCAGTAAATTTATCACCTGATAATGTCCCTGACATTAATGTTATTACTG GCGTACTTAAGGACTATCTACGAGAACTTCCAGAACCACTATTCACGAAGTGCCTCTACCAAATGATGGTTGATGCACTTGCTGTTTGTCTACCAGATGATCCACAAGGCAATGCTAAACTTATGTTCAGTATACTCGATTGCTTACCGAAAGTGAACAGG TGCACACTAATTTATTTGCTGGATCACTTGGCAATGGTAGTGTCACAATGCAATAAGATGTCACCAGCGAGCTTGGCAGTATGTTTCGGACCAGTTCTAATGCTTCATTCGGAGGAAAATGGACCACCTTTGGATTTCCAACAACCAATCGCAGTACTGAAATACCTTCTTGAAATATGGCCAGTTAAGTCAG ACAGTTCGGAAGATTTCTTCAGTCGCTTCAGCGCTTCCTCGAGTTACGCCAACAACCGAACACAACAACAGTCAACATCTGCAGCAgccgcagcagcaacagcagcaacaggtGCAGCAGCAACTGCAGGGAACATTGGGACGAACAGGGCTGCCCTGGCAGCAGCAACACTCACTTCATCAACAGCTCCCAACAGTAACCGCAGCCCTCGCGTCCTCCACTCGTCCACCTCCACCGGTCAAGCCTCGACAG GTGATAGTCTCGTCTCCCGGTTCACCTAG
- the Rhogap100f gene encoding rho GTPase activating protein at 100F isoform X1: MDTRISTKRGTAASRIEAETERRKDELAWTAEPTRKRDTEVFTKAEELNATGIPEDITNKRGCKSAAQVWMSLLSLCDRMCGSAAWLVFFTCLHGEGRGEVTDISASPGRQVLNNQLRPKEPPPMVIQGDFRKVSGISTEIFKQIETVENDHDASTAAALEAVEQRGEMVVRVIEPRQMGRQASEAAKKFIAMQDPKHPIHFVEIIKRPGQTLGLYIREGNGVDRNDGVFISRIALETAVYNSGCLKVGDEILAVNLVDVTHMSLDDVVIIMSIPMRLVLATRHGQHQPVSHSRQAEHKAPPVVVIKRELNEDENDHATSNHVRDSNRRRGDGREMLPSRSRLGLIGLGSSQDLGSSNGDLYYNSRPEGHWSYQPPPPPVITHQPKPSATQHFQPYERGYPKTLESLAEKVHSFYTGPVMPSNGGRRMSTGAGMQSVGSRLSNQTQPSHYGYGQQPGTGRIMPRSGSDQHLPRVDYTSITTPARHTLLRSSLKTGTTALRYNTRYGTQGDATSTTQRQGQFGTLTRRHRPSLDYASDTEATCSSSPKSAYYYYRHNMNNPPQSSAVSHLATLSRSQIGQSSSGLRSNSLPRSGRTLPQQPGLRSGLSTVASGLIDQEDSDGALSAPELPAIRRDRGRIPSSPSVFTSDEYRAWLSRTPSTSALYEQIRATTSRPPRYTYSAENIHAAANQAEYGSYSAYRPLSSTLDRLSTRSASAQQVNLANLRASTAISSTCHRGATNPRPASVASSARTSLTSQKPSLSSSTTQRATSVRRIRNLLDLESTRSIPTPTPTRTQDQRLLDINPAEFLKYKIEKPPTVGTPSSTSSLLSSLGETSSGDLASGVSGLLWVHLLAGRGLRSTTSSSAATTPSTPSGQPNLASCGLRDLYCVLECDRVHKARTVVRTGDLMFDWDETFELDLVGNRQLDLLVYSWDPQYRHKLCYKGSVHLATLLKESPVHQLAVKVEPRGTIYLRLRYTDAQQTFRRRGLPVISLATRVAPLFGVDLDTVVSRESKTGGVPGGVSTALAMGVPNVPIIVWRCVEEVERRGLDIIGLYRLCGSATKKRILREAFERNARSVNLSPDNVPDINVITGVLKDYLRELPEPLFTKCLYQMMVDALAVCLPDDPQGNAKLMFSILDCLPKVNRCTLIYLLDHLAMVVSQCNKMSPASLAVCFGPVLMLHSEENGPPLDFQQPIAVLKYLLEIWPVKSVRKISSVASALPRVTPTTEHNNSQHLQQPQQQQQQQVQQQLQGTLGRTGLPWQQQHSLHQQLPTVTAALASSTRPPPPVKPRQVIVSSPGSPSSEESEASPEPINKSLLGGFGLEKGNERTTADSTGPGTEQITPTSSVDTEEGNTPQPEEGERGVEGDAEASDDDRHQHIPKTH; this comes from the exons ATGGATACGCGGATTAGCACGAAACGCGGGACCGCGGCCAGTCGGATCGAAGCTGAGACCGAAAGACGGAAGGACGAACTCGCCTGGACGGCGGAACCAACCAGGAAGAGGGATACAGAGGTCTTTACGAAGGCCGAGGAGCTAAACGCCACCGGGATTCCCGAGGACATCACCAACAAAAGGGGCTGCAAATCGGCCGCGCAAGTGTGGATGTCGTTGTTGTCCCTTTGTGACCGGATGTGCGGCTCTGCCGCGTGGCTCGTGTTTTTCACATGCCTCCACGGG GAGGGCCGGGGGGAAGTGACAGACATAAGTGCAAGTCCTGGGAGGCAAGTACTTAACAACCAGTTACGTCCCAAAGAACCACCCCCTATGGTCATTCAAGGAGATTTCAGAAAG GTGAGCGGGATTAGCACAGAAATCTTCAAACAAATTGAGACAGTCGAGAATGATCATGATGCCTCAACAGCAGCAGCTCTCGAAGCTGTTGAACAAAGGGGTGAAATGGTTGTACGAGTCATTGAACCAAGGCAAATGGGAAGGCAGGCATCTGAGGCAGCGAAGAAGTTCATCGCAATGCAG GATCCAAAGCACCCTATCCACTTTGTAGAGATAATCAAAAGGCCAGGACAAACTCTTGGGCTCTACATACGTGAAGGAAACGGTGTAGACAGGAACGATGGTGTCTTTATTTCGAGAATAGCCCTGGAGACCGCCGTCTATAATAGCGGCTGCTTGAAG GTTGGCGATGAAATTCTTGCGGTGAATCTCGTGGATGTAACGCATATGAGTCTGGATGACGTAGTGATCATCATGTCAATACCAATGAGACTCGTGCTGGCGACGAGGCATGGTCAGCACCAACCAGTCTCTCATAGTCGTCAAGCGGAGCATAAAGCACCTCCAGTCGTTGTGATCAAAAGAGAGTTGAACGAGGATGAGAATGATCATGCAACCAGTAATCACGTCAG GGACAGTAATCGTAGACGTGGCGATGGCCGAGAAATGTTGCCTTCCAGATCAAGATTAGGATTGATTGGATTGGGTTCCAGTCAAGACTTAGGATCCAGTAATGGTGACTTGTATTACAATTCCAGACCAGAAGGACATTGGTCTTATCAACCACCACCACCTCCAGTTATTACACATCAACCAAAGCCCTCTGCAACACAACATTTTCAGCCATACGAACGTGGATATCCTAAAACTTTGGAGAGTTTGGCTGAGAAA GTACACTCATTCTACACGGGGCCAGTAATGCCCTCGAATGGTGGTCGTCGAATGTCCACGGGCGCAGGAATGCAATCAGTAGGAAGCAGACTGTCTAATCAGACTCAACCATCACATTACGGATATGGTCAGCAACCTGGTACGGGAAGAATCATGCCCAGAAGTGGCTCAGATCAACATTTGCCACGCGTCGATTACACGAGCATTACTACGCCTGCTCGACACACTCTTCTCAGATCTAGCTTAAAAACAG GAACGACGGCATTGAGATATAACACAAGGTATGGTACTCAAGGCGACGCTACATCCACTACTCAGAGGCAAGGTCAGTTTGGTACTCTGACAAGAAGGCATCGACCGTCTTTGGACTATGCTTCAGACACTGAAGCAACGTGTTCAAGTTCTCCGAAATCTGCATACTATTACTACAGGCACAACATGAATAATCCTCCTCAAAGTAGCGCTGTCTCCCACCTGGCAACACTTTCGAGGTCACAAATTGGTCAGAGTTCCTCTG GTTTAAGATCAAATTCGTTACCCAGAAGTGGCAGAACATTACCCCAGCAGCCTGGTCTTAGATCTGGACTTAGCACAGTAGCATCTGGACTGATTGACCAGGAGGACAGTGACGGTGCACTTTCTGCACCTGAATTGCCTGCTATCAGGCGTGACAGAG GAAGAATACCGTCATCACCTAGTGTGTTCACGTCAGATGAGTATAGAGCTTGGTTGAGTCGGACTCCGAGTACCAGTGCGTTGTATGAACAGATCAGAGCAACTACAAGTAGGCCACCGCGTTACACATATAGTGCAGAAAATATTCATGCAGCTGCAAATCAA GCTGAATACGGTAGCTACAGTGCGTACAGACCACTCTCCAGTACGCTGGATCGTCTCTCGACAAGGTCAGCATCGGCACAACAAGTAAACCTAGCTAATCTAAGAGCATCAACAGCGATTAGCTCAACGTGTCACCGAGGAGCAACTAATCCAAGACCTGCTTCGGTAGCTTCAAGTGCTCGTACATCTTTAACAAGCCAAAAACCGTCTCTTAGTAGTTCAACTACCCAAAGGGCGACGTCAGTCAGAAGAATTAGAAATTTGTTGGATCTAGAATCAACAAGAAGCATACCTACCCCTACGCCTACCAGAACTCAGGATCAAAGACTGCTAGATATTAATCCTGCAG AGTTCCTCAAATATAAAATAGAGAAGCCGCCAACTGTAGGGACTCCGAGCTCAACTAGTTCCCTCTTGAGTTCTCTCGGGGAAACCAGCAGTGGTGATTTGGCAAGTGGGGTTAGCGGATTGCTTTGGGTTCATCTGTTAGCAGGACGTGGGCTTCGGTCGACGACGTCTTCATCAGCAGCCACTACGCCCTCTACACCATCAGGTCAGCCTAATTTAG ccagctgtggattgagggacttGTACTGCGTATTGGAGTGCGACAGAGTACATAAGGCAAGGACAGTAGTACGCACTGGTGATCTGATGTTTGACTGGGATGAGACCTTCGAACTAGACCTTGTTGGTAACCGGCAGTTAGACCTGCTTGTTTACTCCTGGGACCCACAATATAGGCACAAGCTTTGTTATAAGGGATCCGTACATCTAGCTACTCTCTTAAAAGAGTCACCAGTTCATCAGTTGGCCGTTAAGGTCGAACCACGTGGCACAATCTACTTAAGACTGCGATACACTGATGCTCAGCAAACCTTCCGAAGAAGAGGACTTCCAGTGATATCTTTGGCCACTAGAGTTGCGCCTCTCTTTGGCGTTGACCTTGATACGGTG GTAAGTCGAGAAAGTAAAACTGGTGGAGTTCCTGGTGGTGTTTCTACTGCCCTCGCGATGGGCGTGCCAAATGTACCCATAATCGTCTGGCGATGCGTTGAGGAAGTTGAACGAAGAGGTCTCGACATTATCG GTTTGTACAGACTTTGTGGATCAGCAACGAAAAAGAGGATACTTAGGGAAGCTTTTGAGAGAAATGCTCGTTCAGTAAATTTATCACCTGATAATGTCCCTGACATTAATGTTATTACTG GCGTACTTAAGGACTATCTACGAGAACTTCCAGAACCACTATTCACGAAGTGCCTCTACCAAATGATGGTTGATGCACTTGCTGTTTGTCTACCAGATGATCCACAAGGCAATGCTAAACTTATGTTCAGTATACTCGATTGCTTACCGAAAGTGAACAGG TGCACACTAATTTATTTGCTGGATCACTTGGCAATGGTAGTGTCACAATGCAATAAGATGTCACCAGCGAGCTTGGCAGTATGTTTCGGACCAGTTCTAATGCTTCATTCGGAGGAAAATGGACCACCTTTGGATTTCCAACAACCAATCGCAGTACTGAAATACCTTCTTGAAATATGGCCAGTTAAGTCAG TTCGGAAGATTTCTTCAGTCGCTTCAGCGCTTCCTCGAGTTACGCCAACAACCGAACACAACAACAGTCAACATCTGCAGCAgccgcagcagcaacagcagcaacaggtGCAGCAGCAACTGCAGGGAACATTGGGACGAACAGGGCTGCCCTGGCAGCAGCAACACTCACTTCATCAACAGCTCCCAACAGTAACCGCAGCCCTCGCGTCCTCCACTCGTCCACCTCCACCGGTCAAGCCTCGACAG GTGATAGTCTCGTCTCCCGGTTCACCTAGCAGCGAGGAGTCGGAAGCCTCGCCAGAACCAATTAACAAGAGCCTCCTGGGTGGCTTTGGACTTGAAAAAGGCAACGAAAGAACCACAGCTGACTCGACTGGCCCTGGAACAGAACAAATCACACCAACTAGCAGCGTGGACACCGAGGAAGGAAATACACCACAACCAGAAGAAGGCGAGAGAGGTGTTGAAGGTGATGCTGAGGCCAGTGATGACGATAGACATCAACACATACCCAAGACACATTAG